A window of the Nisaea acidiphila genome harbors these coding sequences:
- a CDS encoding response regulator yields MTSRPKIAFVDDESRVLDGLQRTLRGRSDTWDMSFHNDPEEAFREFRTLLPDVAVLDIRMPNMTGIELARKMRDEALETICIVLSGSTDFDVAVSSINDANIFRYYVKPCPPEDLTRGIDEAVRARKNRTNLEESEAAPPPGLTALSTTALELIPYGVIVCDADGKAVFVNSRAGRILSNGRSLSLDPAHRLRALRAAETSRLQDAINKAREEQSTTALTLEGESDKPLRLTAQPFDESGSGQSDLVGLFVFSEDELSPPDPQLLIEMFGLTISESRLTAQIARGISLDEAAAECGITKSSARTYLKNIFLKVGVSRQAELVRTVLTSLATH; encoded by the coding sequence ATGACATCACGGCCGAAAATCGCATTCGTAGACGATGAGAGCCGCGTGCTTGACGGTTTGCAGCGGACGCTCAGAGGCCGAAGCGATACATGGGACATGTCTTTCCATAATGATCCGGAGGAGGCGTTCAGAGAGTTCCGGACCCTTCTTCCCGATGTCGCCGTCCTTGATATCCGGATGCCGAATATGACCGGCATAGAGCTGGCGCGGAAAATGAGGGACGAGGCGCTCGAAACGATTTGTATCGTGCTTTCTGGCTCGACCGATTTCGACGTGGCGGTCTCATCGATCAATGACGCAAATATTTTCCGTTACTACGTCAAGCCATGCCCACCGGAGGATTTGACGCGCGGTATCGATGAGGCTGTCCGGGCACGGAAGAACCGGACGAATTTGGAGGAATCAGAGGCTGCGCCGCCGCCCGGCCTGACGGCTCTGTCGACGACAGCGCTTGAGCTTATTCCCTACGGCGTCATCGTCTGCGATGCCGATGGAAAGGCCGTGTTCGTCAATTCCCGGGCAGGACGCATCCTTTCCAACGGGCGTAGCCTTTCCCTTGATCCGGCGCACCGTCTGCGTGCCTTGCGCGCGGCGGAGACCAGCAGATTGCAAGACGCTATCAACAAGGCACGCGAAGAACAGTCGACCACGGCCTTGACGCTGGAGGGGGAGAGCGACAAACCGCTCCGACTGACTGCACAGCCATTCGACGAGAGCGGCTCTGGACAATCTGATCTTGTCGGCTTGTTCGTTTTCTCGGAGGATGAGCTATCGCCGCCGGATCCGCAGCTGCTGATCGAAATGTTCGGCCTGACGATTTCCGAATCTCGTCTGACCGCACAAATCGCTCGTGGGATATCGCTCGACGAGGCGGCGGCGGAGTGCGGAATTACGAAGAGCTCGGCCAGAACCTATTTGAAGAACATATTTCTGAAGGTAGGAGTGTCCCGGCAGGCGGAACTGGTCCGCACCGTCCTGACCTCATTGGCTACCCATTGA
- a CDS encoding response regulator — protein sequence MTDTQSKPVILFVDDEPNILSGLRRMLRTMRGEWQMEFLTGGQEALDRMGAEPFDAVVSDMRMPSVDGVAVLTAAATRNPESIRFILSGYAEQEAMLEALGYAHRFIAKPCDADVLVSSLKSAFGVRDLLPMKDLRVLLGSLKSVPVLSDRYLRLVREIDDPTTSTNIIAKTIEEDLGLSAQILRLANSAYFNLNRKLSSCRQAIDVLGLDTVRALLTVSEFYLSEEVSPEVAQESKKLAERSLILGGVTRRIAQELKMDEAGVEQAASAGLLAHIGTAILRINHPDTFEKAMAMVETGEAQVSAAERVTFGASHAELGAYLMGLWGFADEVVEAVAFHHNPDNAQTTGIRPLSVLHISQAIVGAKRVSDSGLFSRNPDIYPLDEAYLEKVGLKERAGTLAENLDNSMGSQ from the coding sequence ATGACCGACACTCAGAGCAAACCTGTCATTCTGTTCGTCGACGACGAACCCAATATTCTGAGCGGCCTTCGCAGGATGTTGCGCACGATGCGCGGCGAATGGCAGATGGAGTTCCTCACCGGCGGACAGGAAGCGCTTGATCGCATGGGTGCCGAGCCGTTCGATGCCGTCGTTTCCGACATGCGCATGCCGTCTGTCGACGGCGTTGCGGTGCTTACGGCAGCCGCGACGCGTAATCCGGAAAGCATTCGTTTCATTCTCTCGGGATATGCTGAGCAGGAGGCGATGCTCGAAGCGCTCGGCTATGCACACCGCTTCATCGCAAAGCCCTGCGATGCCGACGTCCTCGTAAGCTCGCTGAAAAGCGCCTTTGGAGTGCGGGACCTGCTCCCGATGAAAGACCTGCGGGTTCTTCTTGGAAGCCTGAAAAGCGTTCCGGTTCTCTCTGATCGATATCTCCGGCTAGTGCGGGAAATTGACGATCCGACCACCTCGACAAACATCATCGCCAAGACGATAGAGGAAGATCTCGGGCTTTCGGCGCAGATCCTCCGTCTCGCCAATTCGGCATATTTCAACCTCAACCGCAAACTATCGAGCTGCCGCCAGGCGATCGATGTCCTGGGGCTGGACACGGTTCGCGCATTGCTGACCGTCTCGGAGTTTTATCTCTCCGAAGAGGTTTCCCCGGAAGTTGCCCAGGAGAGCAAGAAACTGGCCGAACGGTCTCTAATCCTGGGCGGTGTGACGCGGCGTATCGCTCAGGAACTGAAGATGGACGAAGCTGGAGTGGAACAGGCCGCCTCGGCCGGCCTCCTCGCTCATATCGGGACCGCCATACTGCGCATCAATCATCCAGACACCTTCGAGAAAGCGATGGCGATGGTTGAGACCGGCGAAGCCCAGGTATCCGCTGCCGAACGCGTCACATTCGGAGCATCGCATGCAGAACTCGGAGCCTACTTGATGGGACTGTGGGGCTTTGCAGATGAAGTCGTCGAAGCCGTCGCCTTTCATCATAACCCGGATAACGCCCAGACAACCGGGATAAGGCCCCTGTCGGTCCTGCACATATCGCAGGCCATCGTCGGCGCAAAGCGCGTCTCAGACAGCGGTCTCTTCAGCCGCAATCCGGACATATATCCGCTTGATGAGGCTTATCTTGAAAAAGTTGGACTGAAAGAACGCGCCGGAACACTGGCGGAGAATTTGGACAATTCAATGGGTAGCCAATGA
- a CDS encoding response regulator, giving the protein MSIAVLFVDDDQNFLEGLRRSFAKYRNEWRIEIALGAEKAFEAMEKRCFDIVVSDQDMPGQSGDYLLGAIADRWPSTIRVTLSGRAKTEIASALISKAHFILTKPCESEDIAAYVTRLAEKAKEIKNDFVRSAMASITTPILPTRSKRGISEGRLDSDLITGASLLQIAVSHLSNDGKSGAQAVTDSTVRLAAEQLVRVAGEEKMDPYSNCHVERLWTETVEIAETAKAMGAAAGIEGLEAQHLEIAAAFCNIGSIALAAKFPDLYQKEVGEAETPQRWEAERKFFGASGLTIAAYLLAIWGFSDAVIDEVINQNVTLSTMAGHDTTERVLSSARDREWPKPVEIENIEENGSESAQPATAPQRQKAEG; this is encoded by the coding sequence ATGTCGATCGCGGTTCTTTTTGTTGATGACGACCAGAATTTTCTCGAGGGACTACGCCGATCCTTCGCGAAATACCGGAACGAATGGCGGATCGAGATTGCGCTTGGCGCAGAGAAGGCCTTCGAGGCGATGGAGAAACGATGCTTCGACATCGTCGTCTCCGACCAGGACATGCCCGGACAATCGGGTGACTATCTTCTGGGCGCAATCGCAGATAGATGGCCCTCAACGATCCGGGTAACCCTTTCCGGGCGAGCCAAAACCGAAATTGCGTCCGCCCTGATCTCGAAAGCCCATTTTATCCTGACAAAACCGTGCGAGTCGGAAGATATCGCGGCCTATGTGACTCGCCTGGCGGAAAAAGCCAAAGAGATCAAGAACGATTTCGTCCGCTCGGCAATGGCGTCCATTACGACCCCCATTCTCCCGACACGATCGAAGCGCGGGATTAGCGAAGGCCGCCTGGACAGCGATCTGATCACTGGCGCAAGTCTGTTGCAGATTGCGGTGAGTCACCTGTCAAACGATGGTAAGAGCGGCGCACAAGCGGTCACAGATTCGACCGTGCGCCTTGCCGCTGAGCAGCTGGTTCGCGTTGCGGGCGAAGAGAAGATGGATCCCTACAGCAACTGCCATGTAGAACGCTTATGGACCGAAACCGTGGAAATCGCCGAAACCGCAAAGGCGATGGGCGCCGCCGCCGGGATCGAGGGGCTCGAAGCGCAGCATCTCGAAATTGCTGCGGCCTTTTGCAACATTGGCTCGATCGCGCTCGCCGCGAAATTTCCGGACCTGTACCAGAAGGAAGTCGGAGAAGCCGAGACGCCGCAGCGCTGGGAAGCGGAACGCAAATTCTTTGGAGCGTCCGGCCTCACAATTGCCGCCTACCTGCTCGCAATCTGGGGATTTAGCGACGCCGTTATCGATGAGGTTATCAACCAGAACGTGACCCTCTCGACGATGGCAGGGCACGATACGACAGAGCGTGTCTTGTCATCCGCACGCGACCGTGAATGGCCGAAGCCAGTCGAGATCGAAAACATCGAAGAAAACGGATCTGAGAGCGCGCAGCCGGCAACCGCCCCGCAGCGCCAGAAAGCCGAGGGCTAG